The sequence ACGGTCTCAACGGCTTAGCCGCGCTGCCAGCCGCCTGAGTGTGGTGAGCAACATCAGCTTGGCATCAAGCTTAAAAGACGCACCGCCTATTCCGAGCATTGCTGATACGTGGTTGACGGGTGCCGGGCAACAACCAACACGCGGCTCGAGGCCCCTTTCAGTATCCCGATTCAATCTTCCTCAGGCTTCATTCCGTGATTCTATAGCCTCATCCAATTTGCAACCGTTACAAGAAGAGTCTCCGGTAGAACCCAATCGCAAATCTTATGTCTCATTCGACAGTGCATCTGAAATTGCAGGTGGAGAATCGAGGCAAGGTTTCCTTGATGAGTCTATCTGCCTCAATGCTCCGGATACCGGGGGTTCACTCAACGAACGCCTCAGTATAATTGTCGCCGAAGATGGtgaggaagatgatgatggcttAGCCGATTTCCTTGCCGGGAATAACTTCAGCAACAAGAATTGGATGAAAGGTTCTTTGATCGGTGAAGGATCCTTTGGCAGCGTCTTTCTTGCCCTCCATGCGATTACGGGGGAGCTCATGGCTGTGAAGCAAGTCGAACTTCCGTCGGCCACAAAGGGAACGGAATTTGACAACAAGAAAACTACCATGGTCAACGCCCTGAAGCACGAAATTAGTCTTCTTCAAGGCCTGCAACATCCGAACATCGTGCAATACCTTGGTACATCCACTGACGACCAGTACCTGAATATTTTCTTGGAATATGTTCCAGGAGGTTCCATTGCGACCATGCTTAAGCAATATAACACTTTCCAGGAACCTTTGATCAGGAATTTTGTCCGGCAAATCCTAACGGGTCTTTCATACCTTCATAGTCGTGACATTATCCATCGAGATATCAAAGGTGCAAACGTCCTTGTTGACAACAAAGGCCAAATCAAAATCTCAGATTTCGGTATATCCAAACGTGTCGAAGCTTCGAATATGCTAAGCGCGGGAGGCTCAGCTCGTCATCTGCACCGCCCGTCCCTTCAGGGAAGCGTGTACTGGATGGCTCCCGAAGTCGTGCGCCAAACAGCACACACTAAGAAGGCAGATATCTGGAGTCTTGGCTGCCTTGTTGTCGAAATGTTTATTGGTGCCCATCCTTTCCCAGATTGCAGCCAGCTCCAGGCAATATTTGCCATTGGAAATAACAAGGCCCGACCACCACCGCCGGAAAATGCCAGCAAGGAGGCCACAGCGTTTCTGGATATGACGTTTGAGATTGACCATGAGAAGAGACCCAGCGCAGACGATTTGTTGAATGACCCATTCTTGGAGACCATGATTGGCTGACGGGCCAAGCTGGCGCTGGCTATGTCTACTCCCTCCTCTATACTCTCTACATGCACCTAATTTTGCAGTTATTTTTTCGTGATAATGTTTTGAATGAGCTATGTCTTGCATTTTAAGCCTCAAATTTTTCACTTCATGACGACTTCACGGACAACAGTCAAACACAAATGTGCTGGAACTTTATTGTTTCCCTCCCTTCTTAGACACATGAGGCATTCAGTAAAATTCTTGCAGCTTGCTAGGAGCACGTTTCAATATTGCTCTGTTGGCCTGTATgtatgaataatctctttatTGTAATTGCTGCTTTTCTTGATACAGAGATAAGTCTACGCTCATTTGGCGTAAGAGCATTGTTCCGGAGAAATGACAAGAAGTGAATGTCAACCAATCTATTTTGACTAATATTGTACATAGACATGCATGGAGGCCATGATGTTGCTAGAATACATCAAGTACGTAAACTCAAACCCAAGTTTCCTATATAACACACGTTCCGAGAAACATTTGGATCAGATACAGGCCATTTAAGGCTCCGAACAAAATATGGTTTATAACTGTGGTTGCCGCCAAGAAAATGAGGGAAGAGCCCGAGTAAGCTACGCTTGGGCTTCTTAATCGACATATTTGCCATAAAACGGAATTCCCATGGCGTTGAGGAGTAGTCTGGCATCTTTATCCATCCGAGCACTAGTCTGGATGGTGACATGACAACCTGGAATCATTTTGGGTGGGTACCTTGAAGAAAAATGGGTAAGTTCCGTGGGCAATAATCCACAATGGGAACAAAAGACGATGGGATGTTTGGTACTCACATATCATAGTTCACCTCAACTTCAGGGAATAGGGCTACCATATGCGGCTCAAATCCAAGGGTGATGTTACCACTGCTATCACCGCTGCTTCCCTTGACACCCTTCCAGTCCTTGATTCTCGGCATTACAATATCCACGAGTTTCCCAAAGAAGTGATACATGTCCTCCCCACGGAGTTCGACTGTGGCGGCGACGTGAGATCTTCCAGGAGCAATACCCCATTTCGGTACACTGGTCCTGGACTTGTGCGTCTGTGCCCTTACATTGGTGATGGCCTGAAGCACCATGCCAGCAACGTGCAAATAAGCCGACCCGTCAGTCGCAGCTTGTTTTACATAACTGTGGACGGTGATCTTTTCGAGTTTCGGGATATTTCTGAAAGTAATCGGTTTGCGGAGCAGGCGGAGGACATCACCACCTCTAGGGCCACGGAGAGATCTGTTCTCGTGATATGGAGAGCTATCATCCCAAGATCGAAGACGTTCGGGCTTTGGTGGTGGCTTGAAACCCGGTGGGTTGTGGACGTAACAAAGGGTGAGAATGTCTGGAGCTATGGTCGACTCGTAAGTTTGTTCGACACGCGAATTGGTGAAGGGGCCTGGGACAAAGAGGCGGGATGAAGGGTCCCATTCTGGGGGAGGTCTGTGAGGATGAAGAGGGCCTTTATCGTATTTCGGGGAGCGATATTGGTACCTGAGTTCGAAATGTAAGGATCCCGTAAGAGAATGCCGCTAGAAGGAGGAACGGGTCAAAATCACATACCGGCTTCGAGGTAGCTGCTGTCGCCGCGTTCTGCTTCTCGAAATGGGGTCGAATTTCTTGACTGTCTCACTGTCTATCGTTGAGCTTTCAAAAAAGGAGTCACTGCCCAACTCGTCCAAGTCATTCGCAGCGGGAGGAATGGTCGGTGCGTTTGTGGAGGCATTACGGCGCAAGGGGGGTAAGGGGGAACAGATTGATGGCGTGACACGACGGGCCAAAGCCCTCGATAGCTGACTTAATAGCTCATGGAGCGCCATGGCTGCAATTGTTGTGACTGCGGGCACTGCTGCTCTCCAGCTTTTCATCTTAGAAAGGAAATTTTGCAGTCCAACTTCAATATCACGTGGCTGCACGGGTTGCATTTTTCTGACATAAGCAGGCACTGATTAGTCAGTAGCCTTATGCGGGTCTGGTGTGGATCCTTCCCGGCCAAGGAAAGCTAAAGCATCGAGCGGCGGGCTGGTTATGTAAGAGGGGCAACGCTGGCGGGCGTTTGACGCGATCATGAGTGCACCAAGAGACCTGCTGGCACAAGGCAAGCCGGTTGTTAAGTTGTTACCTAAACTGCTGGACGGTAATACTGATATATTTTGCTTAGTTTCTTCTCCCATTCTCGTCTTTGTGACAGAAACAAAATTTGTTCAGCTGCCGGGACGCGGCTTGAAATTCAATGCAACTCCGGGGTGTTTGACCGTCGTATACGGCGGTCGCTAGATTATATCTCTTTTGACAGCGGGCCCTCCACGAAGTATCAACCCTTTTGAAATTGATATCTGCATCGTGCGAGAATTTGTCAGCCTTTTATTTTAGGCATCTGACTTCGCCCTGCTGAGAGACGATCCGCTGACCTAGCTACCGTTGTGACCAGGCAGCATCCGTTTGGCTTCGACTTGATTGATCAATAAGAACACAGCGCCAGCCACCGTTTTACCATAATTTACATTATAATCTGGACAATTTGGAACAGTATTACAGTATGAGCGGTAGCATCCATCGATTCCTTTCAAAAAGGGAGAGGCTTCGTCGACGCAAGGATCTCCCTGGTTGGAGATCAAAAGCTTCCTCTATGGTTCGTAACCCGGTTACATCCTCCTACATATGTGAACGGAATACTCTGCCCTAATATTTATCTTGCTGTGAATATATAACAAAGTATTGGATTTATGGCTGAATATCTTTGTCATGCGTTAGGCATCCTCGACTGACGTTTCTACGATGCAACCTTGGAGACTGTTCTCAGTCAGCCAAAAGGAAGCAGATGTCAGTGGAAACCAAACTAAAATCACAAAGCAATTGGTAGGCTCTCCATCCCTCCTAATGTCCAATGTCGTACTAATTTTAATGCTAGGTTTCCAGACTAGAACAGCGCGTCTCAGCTTACGGCCTACCAAACCTAGGGAAGCAGCAATTTCAATATGCACTCCAATCCAAACATGCGAACGGAGATGTGGACAAAGCGTTTGAGCTTATAGTTATCATTGAAGATTCTATTGAAGGCATTCTTAGAACGTACAGACCGAGTACGAAACTGCTGGGGGCCGAAAACAGAGAAGGGGTGACCTGCTATCTCGATGCCCTCCTTTTTGCAATGTTTGCTCGTCTTGATTTTTTCGAAGGAGTTCTATATAACACTTTCGATGATGATCCCAGAAGGAATCTTGTGGTTTTACTGCGGCTTTGGGTAAACATGCTACGATCAGGGAAATTGATCACCACCGACATAGTAAGTATAGCTAAGTCTTCATACCATGCCCCGTTACCTCGAATATTATAATCCCTTGATTCTAACGACCGGCGTCGCCGGCCCTCTAGACAAAACAACTTCAAGAAGCACTAGCTGCATGCGGCTGGACCGATGCAGCACTACTGCGGCAGCAAGATGCATCGGAAGCATTCACCTTCATCACTGAGAAGTTAGAGCTACCATTAATAACATTAAAGATGGATATCTTTCACAACGGCAGGGAAGAGGCGGGTGATGATCACAGATTTATAAATGAACGCCTTCTAGAAGTTGCCATTCCTCCACCGATGGATGACAACCCCGTCACCTTAGAAGAGTGTCTGGAAGCGTATTTCAATAATCGAGTTGAGGTCAAAAGATTCCTTGAACGCCAAAATACATTGAAATCCATCTCCTCGATGGATTCCATGTCAAAGGGATATGCTTCTCACGTGGAAAGCGTCGAAATTGACTGCTCTACAAATTCCTCTCCTCAACTGCTTGACTCCAATCTAGCTCCTTTCCCTGAACTTACTGAAGAACCGTCTCCACTACCCAACTCCGTAAGCTCTCCTATACGTCCTCCAAGAGCACACCGAACCCCCAGCATCGTTAGGGAGCGCTTTTTCCCCGATGTTGATGGTATCAGTAGCGATATTGAAGAAAGCAGCTCCAGGAGGCTGGTCAATAGGCATAGAAAGGGAAGCGTTCGAAAAGAAGTATTGATGCCTGCATGGCAAATATTTAGCTTGATTCGTAAGCAACCCGTCTTTTGCATATAAGCCGGCTGCTCTAACCTATTCGATAGCCTGGTATACGGATAGCATTCCTACAAATGTCGCCGAGACAGCAGCGCACTTCTCAACGAGACGGCCCATATTAGGCATGTGCCTAAAAAGATATTCAGTATTGCCTGACGGCAGGGCCATTCGGTTGGATACTCATGTCGACGTTCCTACTGAGATTGGCCTTCCTCACTTTATTAAAGACGATAATCTGGAGGACGGTGCCCCTCTGTACGGGAATTTCAAGCTTTCTCTGCAGGCAGTAGTTTGCCATCGGGGAAACTCGGTCGATTCGGGCCATTATATTTCCCTAGTCAGGGGAACCTCCCTGACCGACTTGGGTTGTTCATCGAGTAGCTTTTCGCTAAGAGACGATTTATTTTTGGATCATAGCAATTACTGGTTGCGGTTTGATGATATTGCTCAAGAGCGTATCACACTCATTGATATCGACAAAGCATTGAGGGAAGAATCTCCATATCTCCTATTCTACCAAATCCTTCCGATCGATGCCGACCCCGCTGAATTAATTCCGCCGCCGTACGAAGAAACCGATAGATACAGCGGTTTACTGTTCGAGAAGGGCATATGTGAAACTTTAGATTCGAGTTCGGACAAAGATCCACAAGAGCAAAGTTCGCGGAATCCATTCGCTACTCTCACCAACCGGGTGTCGGAGGAGACACACGTAACCGCAGCGTCCTATAGCCCCCAGGAAGCTTCCAAAGATTCCCGGAAGAAAGATCGATCTTCTTCCTCAGAGAAGAAACTCAGCGCTGCATTCTCATATCTCTCACGCCGGAAGAGCACTGAGCCCCTTTCGTCAGCGCAAAGCTTGGAACGTGTGAGTAGTGTGCAGCAGAGGCACTCGGAAGATATACCAAGAGATGTTGAAAGGATCATAGGTCCATCAGCGTTGAAGAGGGTGACTCAGCCTGATAGGGAGTGTGTGGTTATGTGATGAAAGATACGTTGACTTCAGCGATACCCAGCTAACTTGGATAACTCACAGAGCTTTGGAGATTTTTATTGGTGTTATTTATCTGCATCACAGGCATAGCGTATATTAGCAATAGAATTTAGAACATGCGTTATACCTACACAGGGCCTTTTACACCTATTAAACACCCTCACTGCATTGAGGATGTGCTTTGGTGTGCCTCCCCCAACTAGGCTCGATCCAAGGGATTGTTTACTAAGTTGGTTAAGTCGGCATTTTAGGAAACACATGCCCTACCTTTCCCAAACACAGCCCCAAAGGTCATTGATTATGTAAGGATAGTTAAGCTGCGAACGTCATCAGGATGCCCAGAGCCCACGAGATATACAGCCACCGCTGCACCTCGCAATGCTATAGTGGCTCCTTATTTCAGCGCATCAATGGCGCTGGACGGATCTAGCGGCTATGCTGCGTCCGGGAATTTGGCGAAGCTGACTGAGGCGTCTCTACCGATGTTCAACGTCGAACAAGTTCAGCTCGCGTTCTCGGTTGCGGCGGATTTCGTCGGTGCTCAGGTTGCCAACAATGTCATAATCCTTGCCCTTGCTACCGGGAGGATACTAAGAATCGACTTGAATAGCCCAAAGGATATAGATGGTAAGGTGGCATGCCCCGATCTTTAACCCCAATCTTGGACCGATGGCTCATGTCAACTACCTCTAGATATCGATCTGCCTAAGAAGTCCTCCGAGGTTGGTGTCATCCGTCGCATGTTCCTTGATCCTTCAGCGTCACATTTGATCATCACCACCACACTTGGGGAGAATTATTATCTTCATACCCAATCCCGACAACCAAAGCCCCTGCCACGGCTGAAAGGCGTCTCTATTGAAAGTGTAGCATGGAACCCTGCGCAACCAACAGCATCCACCCGAGAGATTCTAGTCGGCGCGGCAGATGGAAATATCTATGAGGTGTATATCGAACCAGCGTCAGAGTTCTATCGCCGAGATGAGAAGTACATGCACGGGGTATACAAACTTACCGGAATGGCGGTGACGGGGATCTGGGTAGATTTCGTTGCTGGTAAACAAGATCTCCGGCACGTTGTCTTGTCCTCAAATGGAAGAATACTTTACTTTAGAGGAAAGGTCGGTAGGCATGGGAGAGAAGGAGGCGGCTCGTTATACGCAGATTTGTTCCAGCGGGAAACGCCACTCGTCCATGAGCTATCCTCAGCATCTTTGTCCGCACCGTCTCTTTTAGCTGTCTTGCCTGAACCTCTTGATTGTACCCATGGCGAAGAACCGTTTGGTGAAAAGCATTTCGCTTGGCTCTCCAGTCAGGGTGTCTTCCATGGACCCA is a genomic window of Coccidioides posadasii str. Silveira chromosome 3, complete sequence containing:
- a CDS encoding mitochondrial 54S ribosomal protein uL5m (BUSCO:354739at4751~EggNog:ENOG410PIM5~COG:J~BUSCO:9270at33183) — translated: MALHELLSQLSRALARRVTPSICSPLPPLRRNASTNAPTIPPAANDLDELGSDSFFESSTIDSETVKKFDPISRSRTRRQQLPRSRYQYRSPKYDKGPLHPHRPPPEWDPSSRLFVPGPFTNSRVEQTYESTIAPDILTLCYVHNPPGFKPPPKPERLRSWDDSSPYHENRSLRGPRGGDVLRLLRKPITFRNIPKLEKITVHSYVKQAATDGSAYLHVAGMVLQAITNVRAQTHKSRTSVPKWGIAPGRSHVAATVELRGEDMYHFFGKLVDIVMPRIKDWKGVKGSSGDSSGNITLGFEPHMVALFPEVEVNYDMYPPKMIPGCHVTIQTSARMDKDARLLLNAMGIPFYGKYVD
- a CDS encoding uncharacterized protein (EggNog:ENOG410PGUJ~COG:O); its protein translation is MSGSIHRFLSKRERLRRRKDLPGWRSKASSMASSTDVSTMQPWRLFSVSQKEADVSGNQTKITKQLVSRLEQRVSAYGLPNLGKQQFQYALQSKHANGDVDKAFELIVIIEDSIEGILRTYRPSTKLLGAENREGVTCYLDALLFAMFARLDFFEGVLYNTFDDDPRRNLVVLLRLWVNMLRSGKLITTDITKQLQEALAACGWTDAALLRQQDASEAFTFITEKLELPLITLKMDIFHNGREEAGDDHRFINERLLEVAIPPPMDDNPVTLEECLEAYFNNRVEVKRFLERQNTLKSISSMDSMSKGYASHVESVEIDCSTNSSPQLLDSNLAPFPELTEEPSPLPNSVSSPIRPPRAHRTPSIVRERFFPDVDGISSDIEESSSRRLVNRHRKGSVRKEVLMPAWQIFSLIPWYTDSIPTNVAETAAHFSTRRPILGMCLKRYSVLPDGRAIRLDTHVDVPTEIGLPHFIKDDNLEDGAPLYGNFKLSLQAVVCHRGNSVDSGHYISLVRGTSLTDLGCSSSSFSLRDDLFLDHSNYWLRFDDIAQERITLIDIDKALREESPYLLFYQILPIDADPAELIPPPYEETDRYSGLLFEKGICETLDSSSDKDPQEQSSRNPFATLTNRVSEETHVTAASYSPQEASKDSRKKDRSSSSEKKLSAAFSYLSRRKSTEPLSSAQSLERVSSVQQRHSEDIPRDVERIIGPSALKRVTQPDRECVVM